The following coding sequences lie in one Cucurbita pepo subsp. pepo cultivar mu-cu-16 chromosome LG13, ASM280686v2, whole genome shotgun sequence genomic window:
- the LOC111808843 gene encoding uncharacterized protein LOC111808843, with amino-acid sequence MERRVLVVCSVAGLLGILSSVTAFVAEATRIKGSQVQFISTSECAYPRSPAMGLGLTAAISLLIAQLIVNVSSGCICCKRSPNPSNPNWKIALLSFVISWFSFVIAFLLLLTGAALNDQHGGGTMYFGNYYYYCYVVKPGVFAGGAVLSFASVLLAIVYYLTLNLAKNNSPLWGNPVPAQDIALGQPQFPPQNTQQPVFVHEDTYARRQYV; translated from the exons ATGGAGAGAAGGGTTTTGGTGGTGTGTTCTGTTGCGGGTTTACTCGGGATTTTATCATCTGTTACTGCTTTCGTTGCTGAGGCTACAAGAATCAAG GGCTCTCAGGTTCAGTTCATCTCCACCTCTGAGTGTGCATACCCGCGGAGTCCAGCCATGGGTCTTGGTTTAACTGCTGCAATTTCTCTGTTGATTGCACAACTAATTGTAAATGTTTCGAGTGGTTGCATTTGTTGCAAAAGAAGTCCAAACCCTTCCAATCCTAATTGGAAAATAGCACTCCTGAGCTTCGTTATTTCTTG GTTCAGTTTTGTTATAGCCTTCTTGTTGTTGCTGACCGGTGCTGCCCTTAACGACCAGCACGGTGGCGGGACTATGTACTTCGGTAACTACTACTATTACTGCTATGTCGTGAAACCCGGAGTCTTTGCTGGAGGCGCCGTTCTGTCGTTTGCAAGTGTTCTATTGGCAATAGTCTATTACCTCACTTTAAATCTGGCAAAAAACAATAGCCCTTTGTGGGGGAACCCTGTTCCAGCTCAAGACATTGCTTTGGGGCAGCCTCAGTTTCCACCACAAAATACTCAGCAACCTGTTTTTGTTCACGAAGATACGTATGCACGACGACAGTACGTGTGA
- the LOC111808107 gene encoding uncharacterized protein LOC111808107 isoform X1, producing MDFHSLSRRELQTLCKRNKIPANITNVAMADALSALPLVEGIDEFLSSERSGVPESPMKGEVVSSEIPRTELRTSTRRKAVKDDPITTRTRRAAAARGTEESENRDLNVTLTTPSLRSSRRITAGASSACKKVDFQMTVDEEEDNDLDHEKPVIENTPAVPKSQKRVAGASTSKRTQTRNNGAMEPRVYSTRRSVRLLEQTMESLSLAEDRKMEPITVHMSFDEMPNSAAIRAGPVKEETKLEVESNNTDKSESKLDEDLELETNEQEKNEMEEPQMDPDDSMKCSADSVEISAEEINDSDKLSLDSEDVDLTLVHHSSIEEESGMEVQSKQNVTIFELEHIIEEVKPMNISAEESSLPIENVEEETQVDDVLSSVEESVMEFPENVSEDLVDVKIQYQMEESPPTDTNVDTIDSHPDIPNDILQCEEALIEVSVSSNNNGIQSLPSLAAAQLALANQFPRPSVVETKSSHKEQATRLLMDNSDAEEEANCTQKQTVEKNDMSLRQLRKMFKEQLQLNKKKMDNNNNINPKVRTALQPLPENRMAMDGLEKLF from the exons ATGGATTTCCATAGCTTGTCAAGGAGAGAACTCCAAACACTCTGCAAGAGGAATAAGATACCAGCCAATATCACTAATGTTGCCATGGCTGACGCTCTCTCTGCTCTTCCATTG GTTGAAGGAATCGATGAGTTTTTGAGCAGTGAAAGATCTGGAGTGCCTGAATCGCCAATGAAAGGAGAGGTTGTTTCCTCCGAAATTCCTCGAACTGAATTGAGAACCTCGACAAGAAGAAAAGCCGTCAAAGATGATCCTATTACTACTCGAACACGCCGTGCAGCTGCGGCAAGAGGAACAGAGGAGTCAGAAAATAGAGATCTAAATGTGACTCTGACTACTCCGTCTTTGCGGAGTAGCCGGAGAATAACGGCGGGGGCTTCTTCAGCTTGCAAGAAAGTAGATTTTCAGATGACGGTTGATGAGGAAGAGGATAATGATTTGGATCATGAAAAGCCTGTGATTGAAAATACGCCTGCTGTGCCTAAAAGCCAGAAGAGAGTTGCGGGGGCCTCGACTAGTAAACGAACTCAGACTCGGAACAATGGAGCTATGGAGCCACGAGTTTACAGTACAAGAAGATCCGTCAGATTGTTGGAGCAGACCATGGAGAGCTTGAGTTTAGCGGAAGACAGGAAAATGGAGCCAATTACTGTCCATATGTCGTTCGATGAAATGCCTAACAGTGCAG CAATTCGTGCAGGACCCGTGAAGGAGGAAACGAAATTGGAAGTAGAGTCAAATAACACCGATAAATCAGAAAGCAAATTAGATGAAGATTTGGAGTTAGAAACCAATGAACAAGAGAAGAATGAGATGGAGGAACCACAAATGGACCCTGATGATTCGATGAAATGTTCTGCAGATTCAGTGGAGATTTCTGCGGAGGAAATCAACGATTCTGACAAACTTTCTCTGGATTCTGAAGACGTGGACTTGACTTTAGTTCACCACTCGAGCATCGAAGAAGAATCCGGTATGGAAGTCCAATCTAAACAAAACGTGACTATTTTTGAATTAGAACATATAATTGAAGAAGTCAAACCCATGAATATTTCTGCCGAAGAATCGTCTCTGCCCATTGAAAATGTGGAAGAGGAAACCCAAGTTGATGATGTCTTGAGCAGCGTTGAAGAATCTGTCATGGAGTTCCCTGAGAATGTTTCTGAAGATTTGGTTGATGTAAAGATCCAatatcaaatggaagaatctcctcCTACTGACACAAATGTCGACACTATCGATTCACATCCCGACATACCCAATGACATTCTTCAATGTGAGGAAGCTTTGATCGAAGTGTCAGTTTCCTCCAACAACAATGGAATTCAATCATTACCCTCTTTAGCAGCTGCCCAATTGGCATTGGCAAACCAATTTCCCAGGCCATCAGTTGTAGAAACTAAATCATCACATAAAGAACAAGCCACCAGGCTGCTAATGGACAACTCAGATGCTGAAGAAGAAGCCAATTGCACTCAGAAACAAACCGTGGAGAAAAACGACATGAGCCTGAGACAGCTGAGAAAGATGTTCAAGGAACAACTCCAACTTAACAAAAAGAAGATggacaacaataataatatcaacCCAAAA GTTAGAACTGCTTTACAGCCACTGCCAGAAAACAGGATGGCCATGGATGGATTGGAGAAGCTATTTTAG
- the LOC111808349 gene encoding glutamate dehydrogenase-like isoform X1, with the protein MNALASTSRNLRHAARILGLDSKIEKSLLIPFREIKVECTIPKDDGSLVSYVGFRVQHDNARGPMKGGIRYHPEVNPDEVNALAQLMTWKTAVADIPYGGAKGGIGCTPRELSMSELERLTRVFTQKIHDLIGIHTDIPAPDMGTNAQTMAWILDEYSKFHGYSPAVVTGKPLDLGGSLGREAATGRGVVFATEALLAEHGKKIKDLTFVIQGFGNVGSWVARLIHEKGGKVVAVSDITGAVKNPNGINVFDLLEHREKTNSLVNFQGADGLDPNELLVHECDVLIPCALGGVLNRENAGGVRAKFIVEAANHPTDPEADEILSKKGVIILPDIYANAGGVTVSYFEWVQNIQGFMWDEEKVNKELQRYMTRAFYNIKSMCKSHGCNLRMGAFTLAVNRVARATLLRGWEA; encoded by the exons ATGAACGCCTTAGCTTCTACCAGTCGCAATTTGCGCCACGCGGCGCGGATTCTAGGTCTGGACTCAAAGATCGAGAAGAGTCTTCTGATCCCGTTCAGAGAAATCAAG GTTGAGTGCACGATTCCGAAGGACGATGGGAGTTTGGTGTCTTATGTGGGGTTTAGGGTTCAACATGATAATGCCCGTGGCCCGATGAAAGGAGGAATCAGATACCATCCTGAG GTCAACCCTGATGAAGTAAATGCTCTGGCTCAACTAATGACATGGAAGACTGCCGTAGCAGATATTCCTTATGGAGGTGCAAAGGGTGGGATTGGATGCACTCCACGAGAGTTAAGTATGAGTGAGTTGGAACGCCTTACTCGTGTATTTACTCAGAAGATCCATGACCTTATTGGCATACATACAGACATTCCCGCACCAGATATGGGCACAAATGCACAG ACAATGGCCTGGATTTTGGACGAGTACTCTAAGTTTCATGGTTACTCGCCTGCTGTTGTGACGGGGAAGCCCTTA GACCTTGGTGGTTCCCTTGGTAGAGAGGCTGCAACAGGGCGTGGTGTTGTTTTTGCTACCGAAGCTTTACTTGCTGAGCatggaaagaaaatcaaagatttAACATTTGTTATTCAG GGATTTGGTAACGTGGGATCTTGGGTTGCAAGACTCATCCATGAAAAAGGAGGAAAGGTTGTTGCAGTGAGTGATATCACCGGCGCTGTAAAGAATCCAAATGGGATTAATGTATTCGACCTGCTTGAACACAGAGAAAAGACCAATAGTCTCGTAAATTTCCAAGGTGCAGATGGCTTGGATCCGAATGAACTTCTAGTTCATGAATGTGATGTTCTTATCCCATGTGCTTTAGGTGGAGTTTTGAACAG GGAAAATGCTGGTGGTGTGAGAGCAAAGTTTATAGTAGAGGCAGCTAACCACCCTACTGATCCAGAAGCAGATGAG ATCCTATCTAAGAAAGGAGTCATAATACTCCCTGACATCTACGCAAATGCTGGTGGAGTCACCGTTAGCTATTTTGAGTGGGTTCAG AATATACAGGGGTTCATGTGGGATGAAGAGAAGGTGAACAAGGAGCTTCAAAGGTACATGACAAGAGCTTTTTATAATATCAAGAGCATGTGCAAATCACATGGTTGCAATCTTCGTATGGGTGCTTTCACTTTGGCTGTCAACCGTGTGGCTCGTGCTACCCTCTTGAGGGGTTGGGAGGCCTAG
- the LOC111808107 gene encoding uncharacterized protein LOC111808107 isoform X2 yields MDFHSLSRRELQTLCKRNKIPANITNVAMADALSALPLVEGIDEFLSSERSGVPESPMKGEVVSSEIPRTELRTSTRRKAVKDDPITTRTRRAAAARGTEESENRDLNVTLTTPSLRSSRRITAGASSACKKVDFQMTVDEEEDNDLDHEKPVIENTPAVPKSQKRVAGASTSKRTQTRNNGAMEPRVYSTRRSVRLLEQTMESLSLAEDRKMEPITVHMSFDEMPNSAGPVKEETKLEVESNNTDKSESKLDEDLELETNEQEKNEMEEPQMDPDDSMKCSADSVEISAEEINDSDKLSLDSEDVDLTLVHHSSIEEESGMEVQSKQNVTIFELEHIIEEVKPMNISAEESSLPIENVEEETQVDDVLSSVEESVMEFPENVSEDLVDVKIQYQMEESPPTDTNVDTIDSHPDIPNDILQCEEALIEVSVSSNNNGIQSLPSLAAAQLALANQFPRPSVVETKSSHKEQATRLLMDNSDAEEEANCTQKQTVEKNDMSLRQLRKMFKEQLQLNKKKMDNNNNINPKVRTALQPLPENRMAMDGLEKLF; encoded by the exons ATGGATTTCCATAGCTTGTCAAGGAGAGAACTCCAAACACTCTGCAAGAGGAATAAGATACCAGCCAATATCACTAATGTTGCCATGGCTGACGCTCTCTCTGCTCTTCCATTG GTTGAAGGAATCGATGAGTTTTTGAGCAGTGAAAGATCTGGAGTGCCTGAATCGCCAATGAAAGGAGAGGTTGTTTCCTCCGAAATTCCTCGAACTGAATTGAGAACCTCGACAAGAAGAAAAGCCGTCAAAGATGATCCTATTACTACTCGAACACGCCGTGCAGCTGCGGCAAGAGGAACAGAGGAGTCAGAAAATAGAGATCTAAATGTGACTCTGACTACTCCGTCTTTGCGGAGTAGCCGGAGAATAACGGCGGGGGCTTCTTCAGCTTGCAAGAAAGTAGATTTTCAGATGACGGTTGATGAGGAAGAGGATAATGATTTGGATCATGAAAAGCCTGTGATTGAAAATACGCCTGCTGTGCCTAAAAGCCAGAAGAGAGTTGCGGGGGCCTCGACTAGTAAACGAACTCAGACTCGGAACAATGGAGCTATGGAGCCACGAGTTTACAGTACAAGAAGATCCGTCAGATTGTTGGAGCAGACCATGGAGAGCTTGAGTTTAGCGGAAGACAGGAAAATGGAGCCAATTACTGTCCATATGTCGTTCGATGAAATGCCTAACAGTGCAG GACCCGTGAAGGAGGAAACGAAATTGGAAGTAGAGTCAAATAACACCGATAAATCAGAAAGCAAATTAGATGAAGATTTGGAGTTAGAAACCAATGAACAAGAGAAGAATGAGATGGAGGAACCACAAATGGACCCTGATGATTCGATGAAATGTTCTGCAGATTCAGTGGAGATTTCTGCGGAGGAAATCAACGATTCTGACAAACTTTCTCTGGATTCTGAAGACGTGGACTTGACTTTAGTTCACCACTCGAGCATCGAAGAAGAATCCGGTATGGAAGTCCAATCTAAACAAAACGTGACTATTTTTGAATTAGAACATATAATTGAAGAAGTCAAACCCATGAATATTTCTGCCGAAGAATCGTCTCTGCCCATTGAAAATGTGGAAGAGGAAACCCAAGTTGATGATGTCTTGAGCAGCGTTGAAGAATCTGTCATGGAGTTCCCTGAGAATGTTTCTGAAGATTTGGTTGATGTAAAGATCCAatatcaaatggaagaatctcctcCTACTGACACAAATGTCGACACTATCGATTCACATCCCGACATACCCAATGACATTCTTCAATGTGAGGAAGCTTTGATCGAAGTGTCAGTTTCCTCCAACAACAATGGAATTCAATCATTACCCTCTTTAGCAGCTGCCCAATTGGCATTGGCAAACCAATTTCCCAGGCCATCAGTTGTAGAAACTAAATCATCACATAAAGAACAAGCCACCAGGCTGCTAATGGACAACTCAGATGCTGAAGAAGAAGCCAATTGCACTCAGAAACAAACCGTGGAGAAAAACGACATGAGCCTGAGACAGCTGAGAAAGATGTTCAAGGAACAACTCCAACTTAACAAAAAGAAGATggacaacaataataatatcaacCCAAAA GTTAGAACTGCTTTACAGCCACTGCCAGAAAACAGGATGGCCATGGATGGATTGGAGAAGCTATTTTAG
- the LOC111808349 gene encoding glutamate dehydrogenase-like isoform X2, whose product MNALASTSRNLRHAARILGLDSKIEKSLLIPFREIKVECTIPKDDGSLVSYVGFRVQHDNARGPMKGGIRYHPEVNPDEVNALAQLMTWKTAVADIPYGGAKGGIGCTPRELSMSELERLTRVFTQKIHDLIGIHTDIPAPDMGTNAQTMAWILDEYSKFHGYSPAVVTGKPLDLGGSLGREAATGRGVVFATEALLAEHGKKIKDLTFVIQGFGNVGSWVARLIHEKGGKVVAVSDITGAVKNPNGINVFDLLEHREKTNSLVNFQGADGLDPNELLVHECDVLIPCALGGVLNRENAGGVRAKFIVEAANHPTDPEADEILSKKGVIILPDIYANAGGVTVSYFEWVQFAEYTGVHVG is encoded by the exons ATGAACGCCTTAGCTTCTACCAGTCGCAATTTGCGCCACGCGGCGCGGATTCTAGGTCTGGACTCAAAGATCGAGAAGAGTCTTCTGATCCCGTTCAGAGAAATCAAG GTTGAGTGCACGATTCCGAAGGACGATGGGAGTTTGGTGTCTTATGTGGGGTTTAGGGTTCAACATGATAATGCCCGTGGCCCGATGAAAGGAGGAATCAGATACCATCCTGAG GTCAACCCTGATGAAGTAAATGCTCTGGCTCAACTAATGACATGGAAGACTGCCGTAGCAGATATTCCTTATGGAGGTGCAAAGGGTGGGATTGGATGCACTCCACGAGAGTTAAGTATGAGTGAGTTGGAACGCCTTACTCGTGTATTTACTCAGAAGATCCATGACCTTATTGGCATACATACAGACATTCCCGCACCAGATATGGGCACAAATGCACAG ACAATGGCCTGGATTTTGGACGAGTACTCTAAGTTTCATGGTTACTCGCCTGCTGTTGTGACGGGGAAGCCCTTA GACCTTGGTGGTTCCCTTGGTAGAGAGGCTGCAACAGGGCGTGGTGTTGTTTTTGCTACCGAAGCTTTACTTGCTGAGCatggaaagaaaatcaaagatttAACATTTGTTATTCAG GGATTTGGTAACGTGGGATCTTGGGTTGCAAGACTCATCCATGAAAAAGGAGGAAAGGTTGTTGCAGTGAGTGATATCACCGGCGCTGTAAAGAATCCAAATGGGATTAATGTATTCGACCTGCTTGAACACAGAGAAAAGACCAATAGTCTCGTAAATTTCCAAGGTGCAGATGGCTTGGATCCGAATGAACTTCTAGTTCATGAATGTGATGTTCTTATCCCATGTGCTTTAGGTGGAGTTTTGAACAG GGAAAATGCTGGTGGTGTGAGAGCAAAGTTTATAGTAGAGGCAGCTAACCACCCTACTGATCCAGAAGCAGATGAG ATCCTATCTAAGAAAGGAGTCATAATACTCCCTGACATCTACGCAAATGCTGGTGGAGTCACCGTTAGCTATTTTGAGTGGGTTCAG TTTGCAGAATATACAGGGGTTCATGTGGGATGA
- the LOC111808054 gene encoding probable aquaporin TIP5-1 — protein sequence MFFSKMAPTSLAYRFRQSVAPTALRSYAAEFISTFFYVFSVVGASIASRKFVPGAAATDPSSLLVAAIANAFALASAIYIAANVSGGHVNPAVTFGMAVGGHISVPTALFYSFAQMLASIMACIVLRVTIVGQRVPSYVIAEEMTGFGASVVEGVLTFSLVYTVFVASDPRRGPCNATGAVMVGLMAGANVLAAGPFSGGSVNPACAFGSAIVAGSFKNQAVYWVGPLIGAALAGIVHDNVVFPAENVDSFTGVPEAVAV from the exons ATGTTCTTTTCCAAAATGGCCCCTACTTCCCTCGCTTATCGATTTCGACAATCCGTTGCCCCGACCGCCCTCCGATCCTATGCTGCCGAGTTCATCTCCACCTTCTTCTACGTCTTCTCTGTCGTTGGAGCATCAATCGCCTCCC GGAAGTTTGTGCCCGGGGCTGCTGCAACCGACCCATCGAGCCTTTTGGTGGCGGCTATCGCCAATGCCTTTGCTTTGGCCTCAGCCATTTACATTGCTGCCAACGTCTCCGGCGGACATGTCAACCCGGCAGTGACGTTCGGGATGGCGGTCGGCGGCCATATCAGTGTTCCTACCGCTCTCTTCTACTCGTTTGCTCAAATGCTTGCCTCTATCATGGCTTGCATTGTTCTTAGAGTCACCATTGTTGGACAG CGCGTTCCAAGCTATGTTATCGCCGAGGAGATGACGGGCTTTGGAGCGTCGGTGGTAGAAGGTGTATTGACGTTTTCTCTAGTGTACACTGTTTTCGTCGCTAGTGACCCGAGAAGAGGTCCATGCAATGCGACCGGCGCTGTGATGGTCGGGCTGATGGCTGGAGCCAATGTGCTGGCTGCCGGGCCATTTTCCGGTGGATCGGTGAACCCGGCGTGTGCGTTCGGGTCGGCAATTGTGGCTGGGAGTTTCAAGAACCAGGCAGTGTACTGGGTTGGGCCGTTGATCGGAGCAGCTCTGGCCGGGATTGTTCATGATAATGTGGTTTTTCCGGCTGAAAATGTAGATTCATTCACAGGGGTTCCTGAGGCTGTTGCTGTGTAA
- the LOC111808255 gene encoding uncharacterized protein LOC111808255 — protein sequence MSSAIVAGSSSSCSAAFTRTTTIGAPLFPSSKPSVPPLPQKSAFQGLSVQEAKKGVSHWFVAENGEAHSRSRRGLQIRAAKTAGASKTVEVEVDKPLGLTLGQKPGGGVVITAVDGGGNAAKSGLKAGDQVLYTSSFFGDELWPADKLGFTKTAIQAKPDSVYFVVNRGADVDVKRLPKRPAPPRFGRKLTEAQKAKATHICLDCGYIYTLSKPFDEQPEGYACPQCVAPKKRFARYDVNTGKAIGGGLPPIGVIAGLVAGVAAVGALLVYGLQ from the exons ATGTCATCGGCCATAGTTGCAGGCTCATCCTCCTCATGCTCCGCCGCCTTCACCAGAACCACCACCATCGGAGCCCCCCTCTTTCCATCTTCAAAACCCTCTGTTCCGCCACTCCCTCAG AAAAGCGCTTTTCAAGGGCTGTCGGTGCAGGAAGCCAAGAAGGGTGTGTCCCATTGGTTCGTGGCTGAGAATGGAGAGGCCCACAGCCGCTCGAGGAGGGGCCTTCAGATTAGGGCGGCTAAAACTGCTGGAGCTTCCAAGACGGTTGAGGTCGAAGTTGATAAGCCCTTGGGTCTCACGTTGGGCCAGAAACCTGGCGGTGGTGTTGTCATCACT GCAGTGGATGGAGGAGGGAATGCAGCAAAATCAGGGTTAAAAGCAGGGGACCAAGTTCTATACACCAGCAGCTTCTTTGGTGATGAATTATGGCCTGCAGATAAGTTGGGATTCACCAAAACTGCCATTCAAGCCAAGCCTGATTCTGTCTACTTTGTAGTTAACAG AGGCGCTGATGTCGATGTCAAACGTCTCCCAAAGCGACCCGCGCCACCTCGCTTCGGAAGAAAACTTACAGAAGCACAAAAG GCTAAAGCAACTCATATATGCTTGGATTGTGGATACATTTACACCTTATCAAAACCTTTTGACGAGCAG CCTGAAGGATATGCATGCCCTCAATGTGTAGCACCAAAGAAGAGGTTTGCAAGGTATGATGTGAACACAGGGAAGGCAATAGGAGGGGGTCTGCCACCCATTGGAGTCATTGCTGGCTTGGTTGCTGGCGTTGCTGCTGTTGGAGCATTGCTTGTCTATGGCCTTCAGTGA
- the LOC111808842 gene encoding NO-associated protein 1, chloroplastic/mitochondrial yields MAVAPFSTSLFPPFPSIFKTSLFTTKSFKTRSTPSLILSQFSLETHHKKPPTADPPEFDGTGAAAPTRGDRFLEHHHSVEAVNFVLKENKKNRKKKKDKALKVSLAVASCYGCGAPLQTLESDAPGYVEPETYELKKKHHQLRRVICGRCRLLSHGHMITAVGGNGGYSGGKQFVTAEELRVKLSHLRYEKALIVKLVDIVDFNGSFLARVRDLAGANPIILVVTKVDLLPKGTDLNCIGDWVVEATVKKKLSVLSVHLTSSKSLVGVAGVVADIQKEKKGRDVYILGSANVGKSAFINALLKKMAERDPVAAAAQKYRPIQSAVPGTTLGPIQIDAFLGGGKIFDTPGVHLHHRLAAVVHSEDLPALAPQSRLRGQNFQVDQLATDNEMGSKDLSSGLNGFSIFWGGLARVDLLKVQPETCLTFYGPKGLQIHVVPTEKADEFYEKEVGISLTPPSGKQARDDWRGLEVMRQLKINFEDEQRPACDVAISGLGWITVERKKSLQNNHSDLESSVDELELAVHVPKPVEIFVRPPMPVGRAGSEWYQYRDLTEEEEETRPRWFF; encoded by the exons ATGGCGGTAGCTCCCTTCTCCACCAGTTTATTCCCGCCATTTCCTTCTATCTTCAAAACCTCATTATTCACCACTAAATCCTTCAAAACTCGTTCAACTCCCTCCCTCATACTCTCCCAATTTTCACTCGAAACCCACCACAAAAAACCTCCAACCGCCGACCCACCCGAATTCGACGGCACTGGCGCCGCCGCGCCCACCCGAGGCGACCGATTCCTCGAACACCATCATTCCGTCGAAGCTGTAAATTTCgtgctcaaagagaacaagaagaatcggaaaaaaaagaaggataaGGCGTTGAAGGTTTCTTTGGCGGTTGCTTCTTGTTATGGCTGTGGTGCTCCGTTGCAGACCTTGGAATCGGATGCTCCGGGTTATGTGGAACCGGAAACCTACGAATTA AAAAAGAAGCATCACCAACTTAGAAGAGTTATATGTGGGAGGTGCCGCCTCTTATCTCATGGTCACATGATAACTGCTGTGGGTGGAAATGGAGGTTATTCAGGGGGAAAGCAATTCGTTACGGCCGAGGAGCTTCGAGTAAAGCTCTCTCACTTACGTTACGAGAAGGCTTTGATTGTGAAATTG GTTGATATAGTTGACTTTAATGGAAGTTTTTTGGCACGTGTGCGTGATCTTGCTGGTGCAAATCCAATAATACTGGTGGTCACTAAG GTCGATCTCCTTCCCAAGGGGACTGATCTGAACTGTATTGGTGATTGGGTTGTGGAGGCCACTGTCAAAAAGAAGCTTAG TGTTCTGAGTGTCCATCTGACGAGCTCGAAGTCTTTGGTTGGAGTAGCTGGAGTAGTAGCGGATattcaaaaggagaaaaag GGGCGGGATGTCTACATTCTG GGCTCAGCTAATGTTGGGAAGTCTGCTTTCATCAACGCTTTGTTGA AGAAGATGGCTGAAAGGGATCCGGTTGCCGCAGCAGCTCAAAAATACAGACCCATACAATCTGCTGTTCCTGGAACTACTTTAGGTCCAATACAAATTGATGCTTTCTTAGGAGGAGGG AAAATATTTGACACACCTGGAGTCCATCTCCACCATAGGCTAGCTGCGGTCGTTCATTCCGAAGATCTTCCTGCCCTGGCTCCTCAAAGTCGTCTCAGGGGTCAAAATTTCCAA GTTGATCAATTAGCAACTGACAATGAAATGGGAAGCAAGGACTTATCCAGTGGGTTGAATGGATTTTCTATATTTTGGGGAGGTCTTGCGAGAGTAGATTTACTAAAG GTTCAACCAGAAACATGTTTGACATTTTATGGTCCAAAAGGATTGCAGATCCACGTGGTGCCCACTGAAAAAGCAGATGAATTTTACGAG AAAGAAGTAGGAATTTCACTAACACCTCCATCTGGAAAACAAGCAAGGGATGACTGGAGAGGGCTCGAAGTAATGCGTCAATTGAAGATAAATTTTGAGGACGAGCAAAG GCCTGCTTGTGATGTGGCTATTTCAGGCTTGGGATGGATCACTGTTGAACGAAAGAAGTCGCTCCAAAATAATCACTCAGATTTAGAATCATCCGTCGATGAACTCGAGTTGGCTGTACATGTCCCCAAGCCAGTGGAGATTTTCGTTCGACCTCCCATGCCCGTTGGTAGAGCTGGATCGGAATGGTATCAGTACCGCGATTTGacagaagaggaagaggaaacaAGACCAAGATGGTTTTTTTAG